In Nicotiana tabacum cultivar K326 chromosome 11, ASM71507v2, whole genome shotgun sequence, a single window of DNA contains:
- the LOC107788301 gene encoding uncharacterized protein LOC107788301, with product MEKEPDKKKPRILCLHGFRGSAEILKKLVLRWSESVVDKLDLVFLNAPFPAQGKSALEGFFDPPYFEWFQSNKDFTEYYNFEECLEYIEDFMSKHGPIDGVLGFSQGAVLGAAIPGMQRERVALTKVQKIKFVIIISGAKFGGPSFGVPQLAANAFSSPINCPSLHFLGEADFQKKDGEILLESFVDPQVIHHSKGHTIPRLDESSLEIMLGFIEKIQKL from the exons ATGGAAAAAGAACCAGACAAGAAGAAACCAAGAATCCTTTGCCTCCATGGTTTTAGAGGCAGTGCTGAAATCCTCAAGAAATTGGTTCTCCGGTGGTCGGAGTCCGTCGTAGATAAATTAGATTTGGTGTTTTTGAATGCACCTTTTCCAGCTCAGGGAAAATCTGCACTTGAAGGTTTCTTTGATCCACCTTACTTTGAATGGTTTCAATCAAATAAG gattttacAGAGTATTACAACTTTGAAGAATGCCTAGAATACATAGAAGATTTTATGTCAAAGCATGGACCTATTGATGGTGTTCTTGGTTTCTCCCAA GGAGCAGTTTTAGGTGCAGCAATTCCAGGCATGCAAAGGGAAAGAGTGGCTCTAAcaaaagttcaaaaaataaaGTTTGTAATCATAATATCAGGAGCTAAATTTGGAGGACCTTCATTTGGGGTACCACAATTAGCTGCCAATGCATTTTCATCTCCTATCAACTGCCCATCCCTTCACTTCTTAG GAGAGGCGGATTTCCAGAAAAAAGATGGTGAAATTCTGCTGGAGAGTTTTGTAGATCCACAAGTGATTCACCATTCTAAAGGCCATACCATACCAAGACTAG ATGAAAGCAGCCTTGAAATAATGCTTGGGTTTattgaaaaaattcaaaaattatga
- the LOC107788300 gene encoding hyoscyamine 6-dioxygenase isoform X2, producing the protein MQRWLLSMIIRGKPLRSCYDALDVKVINHGVSENLMDETMNMYKEFFKLPSEYKAQFYSNDINKSCRIYSSTLSYDNEEFHYWRDNFTHRCHPLEENIQSWPDKPTKYREVVGEYSIETRKLLYRILEIICKGLGLEPGYFEGEISKTHLISVNHHIPCPDPSLTLGMPVHSDPNLITLLHQCDVPGLQILKDGQWIGVHPVPDSLIVIPGLQLKVISNDRFITPVHRVVTHPKDARTTIGVFLGPSPESIIKPAAALVNCSNIEPVFRAFTYPEFFKAFSAGAKCDAQIALNHFRNKP; encoded by the exons ATGCAGAGATGGCTGCTGAGTATGATAATACGGGGCAAACCCCTAAGAAGTTGCTATGATGCACTGGATGTCAAG GTGATAAACCATGGAGTATCTGAAAATCTAATGGATGAAACCATGAATATGTACAAggaattcttcaaattgccaagtGAATACAAGGCACAGTTTTACTCAAATGACATCAACAAAAGCTGCAGGATATATTCTAGCACATTATCGTATGACAATGAAGAGTTTCATTACTGGAGAGATAATTTTACTCATCGTTGCCATCCTTTAGAGGAAAACATTCAGTCTTGGCCTGATAAGCCCACCAAATATAG AGAAGTAGTGGGTGAGTATTCCATCGAAACGAGGAAGCTACTATACAGGATTCTGGAGATAATATGCAAAGGATTAGGACTAGAGCCAGGGTATTTTGAAGGTGAAATCAGTAAAACTCACTTGATATCAGTGAATCATCATATTCCATGCCCTGATCCAAGTTTGACACTGGGAATGCCAGTACATTCTGATCCAAATCTCATAACATTACTTCACCAATGTGATGTCCCTGGACTTCAAATCCTTAAGGATGGCCAATGGATTGGCGTTCACCCTGTTCCTGATTCTCTAATTGTTATTCCTGGTCTACAATTAAAG GTAATAAGCAATGACAGGTTCATAACTCCAGTTCATCGCGTCGTGACACATCCGAAAGACGCTCGAACAACGATTGGGGTTTTTCTTGGTCCGTCGCCCGAGTCTATAATAAAACCAGCCGCTGCTTTGGTTAATTGTAGCAATATTGAACCAGTGTTCAGAGCTTTTACCTATCCAGAGTTCTTTAAAGCATTTTCTGCTGGTGCAAAATGTGATGCTCAAATTGCACTCAACCATTTCAGGAACAAACCATAG
- the LOC107788300 gene encoding hyoscyamine 6-dioxygenase isoform X1, giving the protein MEVLISNWSNVESVPKTYIFPPDSRPGKFEFPVCNDIPLIDLDHNHPADEIIQQVISACQKYGFFQVINHGVSENLMDETMNMYKEFFKLPSEYKAQFYSNDINKSCRIYSSTLSYDNEEFHYWRDNFTHRCHPLEENIQSWPDKPTKYREVVGEYSIETRKLLYRILEIICKGLGLEPGYFEGEISKTHLISVNHHIPCPDPSLTLGMPVHSDPNLITLLHQCDVPGLQILKDGQWIGVHPVPDSLIVIPGLQLKVISNDRFITPVHRVVTHPKDARTTIGVFLGPSPESIIKPAAALVNCSNIEPVFRAFTYPEFFKAFSAGAKCDAQIALNHFRNKP; this is encoded by the exons ATGGAAGTCTTGATTTCAAACTGGTCGAATGTTGAATCTGTGCCTAAAACATACATTTTTCCACCAGATAGTAGACCAGGAAAGTTTGAATTTCCTGTTTGTAATGATATACCACTGATAGACCTGGACCATAATCATCCAGCTGATGAGATAATTCAACAAGTTATTAGCGCATGTCAAAAATATGGATTCTTTCag GTGATAAACCATGGAGTATCTGAAAATCTAATGGATGAAACCATGAATATGTACAAggaattcttcaaattgccaagtGAATACAAGGCACAGTTTTACTCAAATGACATCAACAAAAGCTGCAGGATATATTCTAGCACATTATCGTATGACAATGAAGAGTTTCATTACTGGAGAGATAATTTTACTCATCGTTGCCATCCTTTAGAGGAAAACATTCAGTCTTGGCCTGATAAGCCCACCAAATATAG AGAAGTAGTGGGTGAGTATTCCATCGAAACGAGGAAGCTACTATACAGGATTCTGGAGATAATATGCAAAGGATTAGGACTAGAGCCAGGGTATTTTGAAGGTGAAATCAGTAAAACTCACTTGATATCAGTGAATCATCATATTCCATGCCCTGATCCAAGTTTGACACTGGGAATGCCAGTACATTCTGATCCAAATCTCATAACATTACTTCACCAATGTGATGTCCCTGGACTTCAAATCCTTAAGGATGGCCAATGGATTGGCGTTCACCCTGTTCCTGATTCTCTAATTGTTATTCCTGGTCTACAATTAAAG GTAATAAGCAATGACAGGTTCATAACTCCAGTTCATCGCGTCGTGACACATCCGAAAGACGCTCGAACAACGATTGGGGTTTTTCTTGGTCCGTCGCCCGAGTCTATAATAAAACCAGCCGCTGCTTTGGTTAATTGTAGCAATATTGAACCAGTGTTCAGAGCTTTTACCTATCCAGAGTTCTTTAAAGCATTTTCTGCTGGTGCAAAATGTGATGCTCAAATTGCACTCAACCATTTCAGGAACAAACCATAG
- the LOC142165728 gene encoding uncharacterized protein LOC142165728, giving the protein MTWYTWNMRDINKSYKQKELKNYLKTVKIYLVGLVEIRVKQHNAMKILNNIAPGWGFHNNYQEADNGRIWLIWDGYKFSVNLLVVASQMVHRKVTDKTTVTEQLMTIIYWFQHYGAEVILMGCTEYIGPFNQPLSVGSLTFGLNIVSLNHLSRRCGKKQLDNNPMKNIWMKLKALKPLCKKLNKEEFSCISQKIDITRQQLKLVREQIAQHYIDEQVIEEKEAAQVMEKWFLIEESVMRQKSRIFCIKLGDSNTKYFTAVIKERTVRKQIMELNTLAENKITDPKAIRDEIITFYRSLIGTSAKELPAINRLIMQKGPKLTHQQQLALCEVVTTIEIYDSLYSIGDDKAPEVDGYNTVFFIKTWHIIKEGVNQAVYHSSQQGSYKELLIALHSH; this is encoded by the exons ATGACCTGGTATACATGGAATATGAGAGACATTAATAAGAGCTATAAACAAAAGGAGCTAAAGAATTACCTCAAAACTGTCAAAATATATTTAGTAGGATTAGTGGAGATAAGAGTCAAGCAACATAATGCTATGAAGATACTTAACAACATTGCCCCTGGTTGGGGATTTCATAATAATTATCAGGAAGCAGATAATGGAAGAATATGGCTAATCTGGGATGGTTACAAGTTTTCTGTGAACCTGTTAGTTGTTGCATCCCAAATGGTCCATCGTAAAGTTACAGATAAAACTACTGTAACTGAACAACTGATGACAATCATCTATTGGTTTCAACATTATGGAGCAGAGGTTATCCTTATGGGTTGCACTGAATACATTGGACCCTTCAATCAACCTCTCTCGGTTG GTTCTTTAACATTTGGGCTGAACATAGTTAGTTTGAATCACTTGTCAAGGAGGTGTGGCAAAAAACAGTTAGATAACAACCCCATGAAGAATATATGGATGAAGTTGAAGGCTTTGAAACCTTTGTGCAAGAAGCTCAATAAAGAAGAATTTAGTTGCATCTCACAAAAGATTGACATCACTAGACAACAGTTGAAACTTGTACGAGAACAAATAGCTCAACACTATATAGATGAACAGGTGATAGAAGAGAAAGAGGCAGCTCAAGTCATGGAAAAATGGTTTTTAATAGAGGAGAGTGTGATGAgacaaaaatctagaattttttGCATCAAATTGGGTGATTCCAACACCAAGTACTTCACAGCAGTAATCAAGGAGAGAACAGTCAGGAAACAAATAATGGAACTCAATACACTAGCAGAAAATAAGATCACTGATCCAAAGGCTATAAGAGATGAAATCATCACCTTTTACAGAAGCCTAATTGGGACCTCAGCCAAGGAGCTACCTGCTATAAACAGGTTGATCATGCAGAAAGGACCAAAGTTAACTCATCAACAACAATTGGCATTGTGTGAAGTTGTTACCACTATTGAGATTTATGACAGCCTATACTCGATTGGTGATGACAAGGCACCTGAAGTTGATGGGTACAATACTGTCTTTTTTATAAAGACCTGGCACATAATCAAGGAAGGGGTAAACCAGGCTGTTTATCATTCTTCACAACAGGGAAGCTACAAAgagctcttaattgcacttcacTCACATTGA
- the LOC142165729 gene encoding secreted RxLR effector protein 78-like, which translates to MIKIDLEKAYDTVEWCYLEQVLEELFIPRKFIDMIMECLKTVNYSILINGEPTEPFADVRSLKQGDSTSSFIFVIAMEYLSRQLNNLKDEKTFRYHPKCAKLWITHLSFADDLLLMEMWGLYITFISFFINFLLPQVYKLI; encoded by the coding sequence ATGATCAAGATTGATCTTGAGAAAGCTTATGACACAGTTGAATGGTGCTATCTGGAACAGGTTCTGGAGGAATTGTTTATTCCTAggaaattcattgatatgattaTGGAATGCCTTAAAACAGTGAACTACTCTATCTTAATCAATGGTGAGCCAACTGAACCATTTGCTGATGTAAGGAGCCTGAAACAAGGGGACTCCACGTCCTCTTTCATTTTTGTCATAGCAATGGAGTATCTTAGCAGGCAATTGAACAATTTGAAAGATGAGAAAACCTTCAGATATCACCCCAAATGTGCTAAGCTTTGGATTACACATCTGTCCTTTGCAGATGACCTCTTGCTCATGGAGATGTGGGGTCTGTACATCACCTTCATAAGTTTTTTCATCAATTTTTTGCTGCCTCAAGTTTACAAGCTAATCTAG